DNA sequence from the Corynebacterium freneyi genome:
TACTGGCCCAGGGCGATTCCGTCCAGGGACTCGCCGTTTTCCTCGACGAGGGTGTGCTCGATGCCCGGGATGGACTCGGCGATGCCGAGGCGGTGGGCCATCTTCGCGGTGTCGGTCGGACCGTTCTTCAGGTCACGCTGCAGACGGATGAACGGGGTGTTCAGCGACTGCTTCAGGGACTCGGAGATCGGGCACACGCCGCAGGACGCGCCGCCGGCGTTGTACATGGTCACGTTGCCGGACTGCACCGGCGCCGAGGAGTACTGGGCGGACAGCGGGATGTCCTGGTCCAGGGCCGCGGCGAGCGCGAAGATCTTGAACGTCGAACCGGTCTGCAGGCCGGAGTTGGCGTAGTCCCATCCGTTGGGGTCGTCGCCGCCGTAGTAGCCGCGCACGGCGCCCGTGCCCGGTTCGACGGACACGATGGCGGTGCGCAGATCCTCGGAGAAGAGGTAATTGTCCACCGCGTCGAGGGCGGCCTGCTGGACGTCCGGGTCGATGGTGGTGGTCACGCGCAGGCCGAGGGTGTTTACCTCCTGCTCGGTGATGCCCTCGCGGTCGAGTTCGGCGAGGACCTGCGACTTGATCATCGCGGCGGGACCGGGCTCGGGCGCCTGCTGCGGCACGAGCGCAGGATCCAGCGTCTCGGGGTACGCCTGGGCGTCGCGGTCGGCCTGGGAGAGCACGCCCATTTCGACCATGCCGTCCAGGACGTAGTTCCAGCGCTGCTCGGCCTCGGGGCGGTTCGTCCACGGGTCCAGCGCGGACGGGCGCTGGATCGACGCGGCGAGCACGGCGGCCTCGGCGGCGGTGAGCTCGCCGACCGGCTTGTCGAAGTACGCCTCGGAGGCGGCGGCGATGCCGTAGCCGTTGCGGCCGAAGTAGATGGTGTTCAGGTACGCCTCGAGGATCTCGTCCTTCGACCACTCGCGCGCCATCTTCGCCGACATGACCAATTCCTTGGCCTTTCGGGTGACGGTGCGCTCGTTGCCGACGACGGCGTTCTTCACGTACTGCTGGGTGATCGTCGAGCCGCCGCCCGCGGACGGGTTGCCGGTGACGACGCCCCATGCGGCGCGCGCGTACCCGCTCAGCGAGAAGCCCGGGTTGGTGTAGAACTCGCGGTCCTCCGCCGCCAGCACGGCGTTGCGGACGACCGACGGCACCTCGTCGAGCTCGACGGCGCGGCGGTTGCCGGCCTCGGGCACGATGCGGGCGATTTCGTTCTCGCCCGTCTTGTCGTAGATGACCGCGATCTGGTCGTTGAGAAGCTCCTCCGGCTCCGGAACGTCCGTCCCCACGTAGGCGATGCCGAAGATCACCAGCGGGAACATGATGATGAGCGCGGCGGCCGCGGCCAACCACGCCCAGATCGCGCGGCGTCGACCGCCCTTTTCGTCCACATCGTCGTCTTCCTCCACGGCGTCGCCGTAGTCGTCGTCGCCGTAGGCGTCGGCGTCGTAATCGTCGGCGTCATGGGCGTCGTAGTCCCCGGGGCCGTAGCCGCCGTCCACCCCGAAGGACTGATCCTTCGCGGAATCGGCGACGCCACCCGCGCCGGCGGCACCGTCCGCCCCGTCACGCCCGGCGCCGAAGGCGGAGTCGTCGTCCCACCATTCGCCGCCGGCGGATCCGGGATCACCGGGTCCGCTCGCGTTGTCTCGAGGATCCTTGCTCACGGGCTCTCTCCAAATCGGTTATTACGTCAATCTGCGTCGGCCGTCGTCGCCGTCGCGGTGCGGACCCTGAAGTTCCACCGGCAGTCGGGGCACACTTCAACCGTCTGCACGGTGCATGGTCCACGCTCGGCGACCACATGGGCCAGTTCGGAGGCACCGCAGGCGGTGCCGGAACGATGCCCCAGGTTCTCTCCGAAAATCCAGGATACGAGTCGGAGGTCCCCGGTGCGACAAAGCGGGCACTTCGCGTCGCCGGGCACCCCGTGGAATCGCGCGGCCGCGACCAGCCTGGGGTCGGCGTCGCGCAGCTTCGCCGCGGGCACCTCCCCGTTCCGCCAGCGCGCCAGCTCCGCGTTGCGGGCCAACGTGTGGTCGACTTCATCGCGCCACCTGATCACGCGGTCAGATTAGCAGGCACCCTCACCGGATCACCCCCTCTTTATCGGTTCACCTTCGCCCCCACCGCGTTCCGAATGCGGTCCGCCGATGAAATGGGTATAGCGTCAGCACATTGGGGTACGGGCCGGATCCGGGCGCCGTTCCCGCACCGAAATTCGATTCAAGGAGACCGCATTCCATGAGTTCCGTTCGCGTTGCAATCGTCGGCGTCGGCAACTGCGCCTCCTCGCTCGTCCAGGGCGTGGAGTTCTACCGTGACGCGAAGGCGGGTGACGACGTCCCCGGCCTGATGCACGTTCAGTTCGGCGACTACCACGTTTCCGACGTCGAGTTCGTCGCAGCCTTCGACGTGGACGACAAGAAGGTGGGCAAGGACCTGTCCGAGGCCATCAACGCCTCCGAGAACTGCACCATCAAGATCGCGGACGTTCCGACCCTGGGCGTCGAGGTCCAGCGCGGCCCGACCCTCGACGGCATCGGCAAGTACTACGCGGACACCATCGACGAGTCGGCGAAGGAGCCGGTCGACGTGGTCCAGGCCCTGAAGGACGCCGAGGTCGACGTCCTCGTGTCCTACCTGCCGGTCGGTTCCGAGCAGGCCGACAAGTTCTACGCCCAGTGCGCGATCGACGCGGGCGTGGCCTTCGTCAACGCGCTGCCGGTCTTCATCGCCTCCGACCCGGAGTGGGCCAAGAAGTTCGAGGACGCCGGTGTCCCGATCGTCGGCGACGACATCAAGTCGCAGGTCGGCGCGACCATCACCCACCGCGTGATGGCGAAGCTGTTCGAGGACCGCGGCGTCCGCCTGGAGCGCACCCTGCAGCTCAACGTCGGCGGCAACATGGACTTCAAGAACATGCTCGAGCGCGAGCGCCTGGAGTCGAAGAAGATCTCGAAGACCCAGGCCGTCACCTCGAACCTGTCCGGCCCGCTGGCCGGCCTGATCGACGACCGCAACGTCCACATCGGCCCGTCGGACTGGATCGACTGGCTGGACGACCGCAAGTGGGCGTACGTCCGCCTGGAGGGCAAGGCCTTCGGCGAGGTGCCGCTGAATCTGGAGTACAAGCTCGAGGTGTGGGACTCCCCCAACTCGGCGGGCATCATCATCGACGCGCTGCGTGCCGCGAAGATCGCCAAGGACCGCGGCATCGGCGGCCCGATCCTCCCGGCGTCGGCCTACCTGATGAAGTCCCCGCCGAAGCAGATGGGCGACGACGTCGCGCGCGCCGAGCTGGAGAAGTTCATCTCCGGCGAGTAGTCCGCCGCGGCCGCGTCGTCCGGCATCGCGTCGTTTCGCCTTGCGGCTTTGCGACGCCCGCCTGACGGCGTCCGGCCTCACGGCGCCGCGTTGCGAAATCCACCTTCGCAACGCGTGTCACGCCCACCCACAAACCGTTACGCCCGTTACAGGGGTGTAACGGTTTTTCGCGTTTTCACCCCCGCGGAACCCCGTGCCCCAGGTCACTGGAAGCCGTCGTAAAGCACTGACCTGGGACGATGCCACACACAACCCCGCGCAGAATTAAATTTTCATAATAACTAGGGTTGTATGACTATTTTGCACTGGGAATTACGGCGTCATCTTCGCTACTATTGCCCCATGACCGATTCGAATCAGGCCGCGAACGGCGCGGCGGGCGCCATGACCCCCATGGACCTGGCCAAGGAGATTCGCCCCCTGCTGACCCGGGCCGAGCTGCTCTACAGCCGCCGCTCCGAAGAGTCGCAGCTGAGCCGCGCGCAGCTCTCCATCATGATGACGCTCGACGCCCTCGGCCCCTGCCGCATCAACCAGCTCGCGCAGGCCGAGGCCATCCGCATGCCCACCGCCTCCAACGCCGTCCACCACCTCGAAGACGCCGGCATGGTCGCCCGCGTCCGCGACACCAAGGACCGCCGCGGCGTCCGCGTCGAACTGACCGAGAAGGGCGTCGCCGAACTGCGCCGCGTCTCCACCGAACGCGACGAGCAGATGGCCAACATGTTCAAGTCGCTGTCCCCCGAGGAACTGCAGGTCGGCGCGACTCTCGTGCCCATCCTCAAGCGCATGCTGGAGTCCTACGGGGAGGACCGGGCTACGGGAGCCGAGTAAACGGCGACTAGTCTTGAGGGTGGAACGTTAAGGTGGATGTTGACGAGCACCCGTCAAGCACCCGCCACGAGCCGCGAACCGGCTCAGCCCTCAGGAGGATCGCATGCCGCATAGCCCGCTTCGCGTTTTGATTGCGTGGCGACCGGGCCGCAATGGCACCGAGGCAATGAATTGCGCCGCCTGGTTGGCCCGGACCTGCGAAGTGCGCATCCGCGTGGCCACCGTCCTGTCGCGCGGCTGGCCGCTGACGTCGCTGGCCCGGCTGTCCGACCACGACTCCTGGGTGGAGCGGGAGGGCCGCAATTCCGAACGGTCGGCGCGTGCCGCATGGAAGGCGGCGGGCATCAGCAAGGGCATGCTTGACGACGAGCCCTTCGTCAGCGTCGAGGCCTCATCGGAGGCCACGGCGTTGACGCGGATGGCCGAAGATTTCGGCGCCGACGTCATTCTGCTGGGCAGCGAAGCCCACTCCCCGACCGGTCGATTCCGCGCCGGATCCACCGCCGATGCGCTGCTGCATTACTCCCCCATCATGCTGGGGTTGTCGCCGCGCGGTCGGCGACTGTCGAAGAACGGCGTGACCAGGGTCAACGTGTCGTACATCGACACGCCCCAGTCGCACACGGCGCTCAAGCGCGCCGCAGAGTGCGCCATGCGGTGGGACGTGCCGCTGCGCCTGCTCGCCTTTACGCCCCGCGGCGCGACCATGTATCCCACCGAGGACGGCTTCGGCTCGTCGACGGATCTGATGATCGAGTGGCGCGAGCAGGCGCTGGCCCTCATCGACCGCGGCATCGACCGCGCCCACACCCAGTACCCCGACCTTCACCTCGAAGTCGACGTCGGCTGCGGCCACGGCTGGGATGAGGCGCTGAGCTCCCTGAAGTGGAAGAAGGGCGACCTGCTGATTCTCGGGTCGTCGACGCTGGGACCGTTCGGGCGGGTGTTCATCGGCTCGTCGACGAACCAGATCGTCCGGCACTGCCCCGTGCCCACCTTCATCACGCCGGCCTAGGGTGCCGTTCATCACGTCGGCCTAGGGAGCTGGCCCGGTGACCGGGAGGCGGGCCGTCGTCACGCAACGAACGGCCAACCCACCCACCGGCACCTCACGGCTAACGCGGCCACGTACACGGCGCCGGATCGATTTCGCGGGTTGCGTATGGTGATGGCATGCACGACGACCAGGATCTCGGCCACCCCGACGACGACCCGCTGAAGCGGCTGCAACGCAGGGAGTACTCCTGGCGCCCGGCCGTGAAGTACGCGGGCGCGGTCATCGGCGCGACGTTCCTGACCGCGATCATCATCGGCGTGATCAGCGCCGTCATGGGCGGGCCCATCTGCGACGTCGGCGAGCACGTGTTCATCTGCTCGCGGTGGGCGGAGCTGGCCTTCCCGCTCGTGCCCGGGGCGGTCAGCCTGATCGGTGCGCTCGGCTGTTTCTGGATCACGTACCTTCGGTGGCGGTCGTTCGGCAACTGGCGTCCGTGGCTGGCCATGTGCTGGGTGCTCATGCCGTGGACGTTGGCGTGGATGACGTCGACGTTCTCCATCGCCCTGTTCGGCGTCGAGGGCGGGATTCCCTGATTCGACCGTCGTTGACCCGGCCGTCTTCGTCCATCGTTGACCCGACCGTCTTCGTCCATCGTTGACCCGACCGTCGTTGACCCGGCCGTCTTCGTCCATCGTTGACCCGGCCGTTGCGCAGGCCATTCAATTAGGTCGGATCCGATCGCCCAAAACGACTCTGGCACGCTGCTCGCGACCTGGGGTTTTCCGACACCGAGGTGAGTCGTTTTGGGCGATTTTCCCTTCGCTAACCGTTGGCCCAGGAAGAGCCACCCGACCCCCTGACGGAAAACCATTCGACGGCCACAGAAGGGCCAGCCGAATCGCCCAGCGAAAGCCATTCGACGGCCACAGAAGGGCCAGCCGACCCGCCCAGCGAAAACCATCCGACGGCCACAGAAGGGCCATCCAATTCGCCCTTGGAGAGCTATCCGACGGCCACGAAAGCACTATCTGGGAATGGGCCAATGATTGGCACGCGCCAATCATTGGC
Encoded proteins:
- a CDS encoding universal stress protein, which codes for MPHSPLRVLIAWRPGRNGTEAMNCAAWLARTCEVRIRVATVLSRGWPLTSLARLSDHDSWVEREGRNSERSARAAWKAAGISKGMLDDEPFVSVEASSEATALTRMAEDFGADVILLGSEAHSPTGRFRAGSTADALLHYSPIMLGLSPRGRRLSKNGVTRVNVSYIDTPQSHTALKRAAECAMRWDVPLRLLAFTPRGATMYPTEDGFGSSTDLMIEWREQALALIDRGIDRAHTQYPDLHLEVDVGCGHGWDEALSSLKWKKGDLLILGSSTLGPFGRVFIGSSTNQIVRHCPVPTFITPA
- a CDS encoding MarR family winged helix-turn-helix transcriptional regulator, whose protein sequence is MTDSNQAANGAAGAMTPMDLAKEIRPLLTRAELLYSRRSEESQLSRAQLSIMMTLDALGPCRINQLAQAEAIRMPTASNAVHHLEDAGMVARVRDTKDRRGVRVELTEKGVAELRRVSTERDEQMANMFKSLSPEELQVGATLVPILKRMLESYGEDRATGAE
- a CDS encoding inositol-3-phosphate synthase, encoding MSSVRVAIVGVGNCASSLVQGVEFYRDAKAGDDVPGLMHVQFGDYHVSDVEFVAAFDVDDKKVGKDLSEAINASENCTIKIADVPTLGVEVQRGPTLDGIGKYYADTIDESAKEPVDVVQALKDAEVDVLVSYLPVGSEQADKFYAQCAIDAGVAFVNALPVFIASDPEWAKKFEDAGVPIVGDDIKSQVGATITHRVMAKLFEDRGVRLERTLQLNVGGNMDFKNMLERERLESKKISKTQAVTSNLSGPLAGLIDDRNVHIGPSDWIDWLDDRKWAYVRLEGKAFGEVPLNLEYKLEVWDSPNSAGIIIDALRAAKIAKDRGIGGPILPASAYLMKSPPKQMGDDVARAELEKFISGE
- a CDS encoding transglycosylase domain-containing protein, coding for MSKDPRDNASGPGDPGSAGGEWWDDDSAFGAGRDGADGAAGAGGVADSAKDQSFGVDGGYGPGDYDAHDADDYDADAYGDDDYGDAVEEDDDVDEKGGRRRAIWAWLAAAAALIIMFPLVIFGIAYVGTDVPEPEELLNDQIAVIYDKTGENEIARIVPEAGNRRAVELDEVPSVVRNAVLAAEDREFYTNPGFSLSGYARAAWGVVTGNPSAGGGSTITQQYVKNAVVGNERTVTRKAKELVMSAKMAREWSKDEILEAYLNTIYFGRNGYGIAAASEAYFDKPVGELTAAEAAVLAASIQRPSALDPWTNRPEAEQRWNYVLDGMVEMGVLSQADRDAQAYPETLDPALVPQQAPEPGPAAMIKSQVLAELDREGITEQEVNTLGLRVTTTIDPDVQQAALDAVDNYLFSEDLRTAIVSVEPGTGAVRGYYGGDDPNGWDYANSGLQTGSTFKIFALAAALDQDIPLSAQYSSAPVQSGNVTMYNAGGASCGVCPISESLKQSLNTPFIRLQRDLKNGPTDTAKMAHRLGIAESIPGIEHTLVEENGESLDGIALGQYETRPLDMAVGLATLANDGVYQQTHFVEKVETVNGEVLFERETGDGDRRVSEAVATNVIDAMKPIASYNNHALAGGRQSAAKTGTTQLGDTGLNKDAWMIGATPQLSTAVWVGNVDGSALYNAYGGVMYGAHTPSDLWKYTMDNALVNADWETFTSPKPIAGVAGAPAWGGGGGGPAAPSQDDGGETAEETAEEEAPAEPELPDIPIPGGGGGGIGDLLPFPAPGDGGDQNGGGGGGGGEPAPEPAPDN
- a CDS encoding DUF5318 family protein, giving the protein MIRWRDEVDHTLARNAELARWRNGEVPAAKLRDADPRLVAAARFHGVPGDAKCPLCRTGDLRLVSWIFGENLGHRSGTACGASELAHVVAERGPCTVQTVEVCPDCRWNFRVRTATATTADAD